The genomic region ACGTGGCATTTCCAATCGCAAAGAAAGAACCAGATGCTTTACTTTGAGTAAGGCAGATTCCCGATGGAAGATTCTTTTTTGTTCCTGATATATAGCTTGTCTACTCATCCCAAACAATCGGCAACTTTTGGACAAACTTATTCCTGCTCCTTCCCGGAGTCGGAAGATGGTTTGGGAGAAAACTTTTTTCGGATCTGAGTTCCGTACTGACTATCAGAAATGTCGATCATCGTATTGAGAATCGTATTTCGAAGTTTCTCATCGGCCAGTTCTTTCTCTAATCGTTTAATAATTTGAGCCGGGGTTTCTTTAGATTTAGACATAAATAACAGATTTGGTTTACTCCAGTCTAAGTTACCATATTTTCGAAGCCAAACCAAAACAGTACTTCTTCCCTGGATTCCATAAACAGATTGAGCCTGCCTATAAGTCATTTCACCTTGTTCAACTCGGGTAATTACAGCTAATTTAAAAGCCATGTTGTAATCCTTTTGACTACGCTTAATAGCCTTGCTTTCTTTGTCTTTCATAATAAAGTCGATTTGGTGTCAACTTATTTCAGGACGGGACATAGTTATAAAAAAAGAGCGGTTATAGTAACCGCTCTTTTTGTTTCCTGAGGCATCGAGCGGATTCGAACCGCTGTGGACGGTTTTGCAGACCGCTGCCTAGCCTCTCGGCCACGATGCCAGTATTGTAGGGCGCAAACTTACTAAAATATTTTGAAATTCAAATTCAAATTCGACATTTTATTGTACTTATTTTATAATGCGCTCGTTTTCAACAGGCTGTTAACTACGGTATTCTTCCATTTGAACCGTAACCGCTTCCACATCGCCCCCAATTGGTGGGTTTAGTTTGGAAACTGCTACCGTAATTCTCGAAACAGCAGGAATTTCCTTAAAAATCCGAACCAGAATACGCTTCGCTACATGCTCTAATAATTTCGAACGGATCGCCATTTCTTCCCGAACTATCCGGTTTAAGTGTACATAATCAACCGTATCAACCAATTCATCGGTATCCGACGGCTTCCGTAAATCTGTTTTTACTTCCAAATCCACACTGTAATCCGATCCGATTTTACTTTCTTCTTCCAGACATCCGTGGAACGAAAAGGTACGGATGTTTTTTAACTTAATGATTCCCATTTTTAAACGTATTCGATAATAGATTAGTCCTTCGACGGATAAAAGTACGAATTTTTAAAGCCAATATGATAATAAGCCCTTAAAGTTATACCGACATAAACAACATTTTTGGTAAATTTGCCTTTCTAATTTTATTTTATGTCAACAAAAGAAAAATCATTAAATTTTATCGAACAAATCATTGAGGAAGATTTAAAAAATGGTTTATCTCAAGATAAATTGCGATTCCGTTTTCCACCGGAACCTAATGGCTATTTACACATTGGTCATGCCAGTTCCATATGTCTTAATTTTGGATTAGGATTGGATTATCAGGCGCCGGTTAACCTGCGTTTTGATGATACCAACCCGGCTAAAGAAGAGCAGGAATACGTAGATGCAATCAAAAAAGACGTACAATGGTTAGGATACCAATGGGCAGAAGAATGTTATGCTTCCGACTATTTTCAACAATTGTATGACTGGACCGTAGCGCTGATCAAAAAAGGAAAAGCCTATGTCGACAGTCAAACTTCGGAAGAAATGGCCAAACAAAAAGGAACGCCTACACAAGCGGGTGTTGATAGTCCGTACCGAAACCGTTCGGTAGAAGAAAACCTGGATTTATTCGAACGAATGAAAAATGGTGAATTCGAAGAAGGTACGCATATTTTAAGAGCCAAAATCGACATGGCTTCTACCAACATGCTAATGCGTGATCCAATCATGTACCGTATTTTACACAAACACCACCACAGAACCGGTGAAAAATGGTGTATTTATCCAATGTACGACTGGGCTCACGGAGAAAGCGACTACCTGGAGCAAATTTCACATTCGTTCTGTACGCTGGAGTTTTTACCTCACCGCGAATTGTACGACTGGTTTTTAGATCAGATTATTGATACCGACAAAGTACGCCCGAAACAACGTGAATTTGCACGTAGAAATCTTTCGCACACCGTTGTTAGTAAGCGTAAATTACTACAATTGGTTCAGGAAGGACATGTTACCGGATGGGACGATCCGAGAATGTCTACCATTTCCGGAATGCGCAGAAGAGGGTATACGCCAACGGCTATCCGTAATTTTGCCGATACCATTGGTATTGCCAAACGGGATAACCTGATTGACGTTTCTTTACTGGAATTCTGCGTTCGTGAAGATCTGAACAAAACGGCTCCACGTGTAATGGCCGTATTGGATCCGGTGAAACTGATCCTTACCAATTATCCGGAAGGTAAAGAGGAGTGGTTGGATGCCGAAAACAATCAGGAAGAAGAAATAATGACCTATAGAAAAGTGCCTTTTTCTAAAGAATTATATATTGAAAGAGAAGACTTTTTAGAAGAAGCGAACAGTAAATTTTTCCGTTTGACCCTTGGAAAAGAAGTGCGTTTAAAAAATGCCTATATCATTAAGGGGGAAAGCGTGGTTAAAGATGCTGATGGAAATATTACCGAAATTCATGCTACTTATGATGAAGACAGTAGAAGTGGAAGCGGTTCGGAAGCGAGTATGCGCAAAGTAAAAGGTACCATTCACTGGGTATCGGTAGCACATGCGGTTCCGGCTGAGATCCGAATCTACGATCGTTTGTTTTCACATGAAAACCCGGATGGTAATAAAGAAATTAATTTCAAAGAGTTTTTAAATCCTAATTCATTGGAAATCATTACCGGATACCTGGAACCTAGCCTGAAAACGGCAGTCGATGGTGACCGATTCCAGTTCCAACGTTTGGGATATTTCTGTGTAGATCGCGACACTACTGCTGATAAACTGGTTTTTAACAAAACCGTTGGCCTTCGCGATACATGGGCAAAAGTAGAAAGTAAAGAATAAAGTTATGTTAGATCATTTTTTTGGAGAACAGGCCGTAGCCAATGTATATTTATATTCGGCTCCGTTGCATATCCTAATCATCTTATTTGAAATGTTTTACAGCTATTCGCATAAAAAACATTTCTATAATACGAAAGATACGCTTACCAATATCTATATGGCTTGTCTGAACTATGGTTTGGACATTATCATGAAAGCCTTTGCTATTGGGGTTATGTTCTACTTTTACGAACACCGCATTTTCGATCTGGAATACAGCAGTGTTTGGTATTGGATTGGTGTTTTCCTTTTACAGGATTTTGCCTATTATGTCCATCATTATGTGGATCATCACTCCAGAATGTTCTGGGCGGTACACGTAACGCACCATAATTCCGGTTATTTTAATATTACCACAGGGTTTAGATCCCCTGTTTTACAGCCTTTATACCGCTATTTGTTCTTTTCGCCGATAGCATTTTTAGGCTTTAATCCGTGGCATATTATGGCCGCTTATGCGATTATTCAGATTTACGGAACCTGGGTACATACCAAAACCGTGAAAAGTATGGGTATTTTAGAATGGATTTTGGTTACACCATCCCATCACAGAGTACACCATGCTTCCAATGCCCGTTATTTAGATCGTAATATGGGAATGGGATTAATTATCTGGGATCGTATGTTTGGAACTTTTGAAAAAGAAGATCCGAATTATGAAGAAGTGCGCTTTGGACTTACTTCCGAAATAGAAGACAAAGGACCACTTAATATTGTATTTCACGAATGGAAAGATATTTGGCGAGATGCTTCTCAACCAAATCTAAAATTTTCCGACCGACTAAAATATATTTTTTATCCACCGGGATGGTCACATACCGGAGATTTTAAAACGTCTGCTAAACTTCGGGCCGAAGAAAGAGCAAATAGACAAAAATGATAAAGGGCTTCTTTTTAGAAGCCTTTTTCTATTATATGTTTTATCAATTAAAATACAAATAATCATTTTTAAAATCTATTAAAAATGACTTTACACCGTGCTTTTAAATCGATTATCTTTTTTAGGTAAATAGATTTTACATCTCTAAAAAAATACGATTTAAAAAGGCTTTTAATTTCGTTATTTTAAAAAACAAGTTTTTATTAACGACTTATTAACGTATTTATGAATATTAATTTCGTAAGTTTATAATTATTAATTTTTAAAAAGTGAGATTATGTCTAATAACACAGGTAACACATTATTGGCACTTTTAGCCGGAGCAGCTATCGGTGCCGGTGTCGGAATTTTATTTGCTCCCGATAAAGGATCTAAAACCCGAAGAAAAATTAAAGATGGTTTCGATAAGGAAACAGATCACTTACGAGACAAGTTTAACGAGGCTACCCATAACCTCAAAAATAAATTCAGCAGAGCCAAAATGGATTTGGAAAGCGAATTTGATCATCTAGTATCCAACGTCGATAATAAGACCGAAGATATTATCGCAACATTAGAAAAAAAACTGGACGATCTTAAAAAACAACACGCTAAAGCAACTAAATAAAGTAGGCTATGGCTTTTGAAAAATTAAAAGAAAATACCGAACAAATTCAGGATAATGCCAAAGCATTATTCGATTCCAACGTGGCCTACTATAAACTATGGTTTTTTAAAGTAGCTATGAAGTCAACAACAATGATACTTAAAATTTTCCTTTTGAGTATTTTCCTGATGTTGATGGTACTTTTCTTGTCTATAGCCGGTGCCTTTGCTTTAGGTAATATGTTGGGTAGTTATGCGCTCGGTTTCTTAATTGTGGGTGTCATTTATCTGATCCTTTGTATCGTGGTGTACTACATTAAAGATAAAATCGTGGAAGGCCCGATACTGGAAAAATTCTCCGAATTCTTTTTTAATGATTAATTATGGAAAGAAAAAAATATTCGTCATATGATGAAATCAACCGTGAACTGGAAATCTTAAAAGTACAGAAAGAACTGGATTACAGACGTTTGGTCTATGCAGTCGAAAAAACACGGGATGACCTTACACCAGGAGTATTTACTTCGGGAGTGGTTCGTTCCATAGGTTCATTTTTTACGAAATCGGGAACCATTCAAAATCTATTAATCGGTTTTATTTTTAACCGGTTATTCAAATAAAAAAGCGGCTAATGCCGCTTTTTTATTTTATTTATTCCGTTTCCGGTAATGCTGTGGTATCATAATGATCCGGACGTTGGAAATCATCTTTCGATTTCTTCTTTCCCTGCGCTTTTTTCATCGCTTCACCAACCTGATTCGAAGCCGTAAAAGAAGCTACCATGTTGTTTAACATATCACTTCCGGCTTGTGGTGAATTCGGTAATAAAATCAGGTTCGAATTCGTATCCGATCCGATGGCCTGTAACGTATCATAATGTTGGGTTACAACGATTAATGCTGAGGCTTCCTGAGAGTTGATTCCTACTTTATTTAATACATCCACACTTTCTACCAATCCACGGGCAATTTCACGTCGCTGATCGGCAATACCCTGACCTTGTAAACGCTTACTTTCAGCTTCGGCTTTCGCTTTGGCTACAATACGGATTCTACTGGCTTCCGCTTCATATTCGGCAGCTGTTTTTTCACGATCGGCCGCATTAATACGGTTCATGGCATTTTTTACCTGAATATCCGGATCGATATCGGTAATCAAAGTGTTGATAATATCATATCCATATGTTGTCATCGCTTCATTTAACTCTCTTTTTACAGCGATCGCAATGTCGTCTTTTCTTTCGAAAACATCGTCTAATTTTAATTTCGGTACTTCAGCACGCACTACGTCAAATACATACGACGTAATCTGATCGTGCGGATATTCCAGTTTATAAAACGCATCGTACACTTTTTCCTGAATTACTTTAAACTGAACCGAAACTTTCATTTTAACGAATACGTTATCTTTTGTTTTCGTTTCAATGATCACATCCAACTGCTGGATTCTTAAATTCACTTTACCGGCAATACGGTCGATAACCGGAATTTTTAATTGTAATCCGGAATGACGGATGCTGTTGAATTTTCCAAAACGTTCCACAATCGCGGAAGATTGCTGTTTAACCGTAAAAAACGAGGCTAAAAAGAGAAATACGAGAATAACAATAATAACGTAACTAAACATAAAATGTAGCTTTTAATGGTTTATTCGGTTAAGATACGAAAAAAAGGAAAACCTTTTTTTTATTATAGTAAGCAATACTTCATTTCTCTTTTTTTAAAAAAACACTAAAAAACTGAAAGTCAATATTTTAATTATAATACTACTGCTTATATATTTAAAAAATTATTAATATGAAAAATCTTATATAAAAAGATATCTTTGCCCGATTTTTAATGAACCCTAATTTTTAATGATGAAAAAAATTTTTATTGTCGCAATTAGCGCCTTTATTTTCTTTGGATGTGAAGATAAAGAACCTGTTAGTTGTTATCTGAAAAATCCTAAACTAAGTAGTAATTCACCTCTCCTCACAGGCGAAAGTATTATGCTAAAGTCCACTAATGTGGTGTTTGAGGATGCAATTTATGAATGGACTGGTCCTAATGATTTTCATTCTTCCGAACGTAATCCTGTAATTCCAAACGCTACCACTGCAATGGCGGGAGAATATAAATTAAAAATTACCCGTGGAATTTGTGAAAGTGAAGTTGTTAGTACCGATGTATCACTAATTACCAATACCGTAAACTGCTCGGTAGTGGATAATCATATAACATTCCGTTATGACTATTTTCCCGATACTTATTTGTATTATTTTCAAGCTGGTCCAAAATCGGATAATACGTATCAAATATATGGAGGTGGTGTAAACGGAAATGTTACTATTACCTTTAAAGGTAATAATATTCCCGAAACCGGAATTTATTCAATAGTAAATTCATACGATTTAATAGCACAAAATAAAGTATTCGTTAAACTTAATAGGAGTGATGTTCTAAACTTTTATGCGCTTTCAGGAGATGTTGTGGTATCAAAAGCCAATGGTAAATTATCTGCAAAGTTTTGTGATATGCCTTTTTCAGTAGCAAATTCCAATCAGGTTTATTTTACGGCTAATGCAAAATTAATTGATAATAATTAAAGCTTTACAGTATGTTTAAAAAAATACTATTACTGTTATTACTAGTAAGTACTTTAACATCCGTTGCTCAGAATTCTTATTTTGTTGATACGAAAAAAAAGAAAACAATAGTTAGAAATGATGCAATCGATATATTGGTAATAGACAATAGAATCTCTTATAAATTACCCGGGAAAACCTGGGAAAAATATATAACCTTTAAAGATTTGGATTATTTGGTACATGGTCCTTATAAGTTTAAAGCTTTTACGATAAATAATAAAAGAGAAGGCTATTATATAATAGCCGAAGAAGGCTCTAAAAAATTAGTAGGTATTTCTATCGTAAGGGAAGTAATGTCAAGTAAAGGTACCATTTTAACCCGATCCGTTTATAATTATTTATATGTATTGGAAAATGACACTACTGTACTTTATGATTTATTAGTTAAAGATTCTAAAAACAAAAGAAATAGAGAAAAAAGGACCGAAATACCGGAACAAATAAAATCCTACTTTCCAAATTGTACTCCGCTTCTGAACAGAATCGACAGTTTGTTACAAAATTCCTCTGACCCTGAATTTCTTTCAATTTTAGAATTAATTCAAAATCCTATTTACATTCAATGCAATTAACTATGACAAAAATTAAACTATTATTACTTTTATTATTCCCCACAATACTCTTTTCGCAAGCACCAAGAGGTTTCCATATTTCTGCAGGAATGAACTATACTTCTTTGGATTCAAAAGATTTACTAAGTGATCCTGGTATTGGCTATAAAATTGGAACTGTTTTTACTTTTGGCTACCATGAATCTTATAATTATCAATTTGAGGTTTTCTATAACAACAGAAATGTCAATCTGAAAACGGTAAATCAATCTTATGAATACGATGGTACTACTAAATATTCAAAAAGTGCTATTGATCTGGGTCTTTTCTTAAATTATTATATTTTAAAACCTGATGAAGATAAATTTTATTTTGGTCCGCAAGCAGGTTTAATCCTATCTTTTGGTTCTGGATTTACGCCCTCAGGAGGTGAAGATGTTAATGGTCAATATTATTTACCCCATCTTCTTGATGAAAATAGTTTAACCAAAGCCGAAAAAATTGATTATGGCGCAGGATTCGGTTTAACAGGTGGTTATAACAATTTTAAATTTGACCTGCGTTATACCTTAGGATTAACTAATGTATTAGGACCTGTAGAAACAAATAGTTATAATAGTAATTATACATACACTGGCCCTTCATTGAATGGAAAAATAAATACTTTTTCATTCGTTGTAAGTTATAGTTTAGCAAGATTACTAGGTTATGAATAAAAAAAAAGCTCCGATATCGGAGCTTTTTTTTTATAAAGTACTAATCGCTTTTTGAATTCGCTGTACGGTTTCTTCTTTTCCGATCATTTCGACAATATCGAACAAATGTGGACCTTTTAAAGCACCTACAAGGCTCAAACGAAACGGTTGCATCACTTTCCCCATTCCAATCTCATTTTTGGTCATCCAGTCCTTTACAATCGTTTCAATGTTTACCGAAGTAAAGTCACCAATGTTTTCAACAACCGAAATTAATTCCTGCATGATCGAACCGGTGTCTTCTTTCCAGTTTTTAGCGGCTTTTTCATCGTAGGCCGATGGCGCTACAAAAAAGAAATCCGATAAGTCATATAAGTCGGTTACAAAAGTCGCACGCTCTTTTACCAGTCCTACTACTTTTTCAACATAAGAAATCTCTTTGTTAATTCCCTTTTCTTTTAGAATCACAGCATAAGCTGTAGCTAACGAAGCGTCCGATTGTTGTACCAGATAATGGTGGTTAAACCATTTGTTTTTTTCCGGATCGAATTTCGCACCGGCTTTGTGTACGCGTCCTAAATCAAACTTTGTAACCAATTCTTCCAAGGTAAATAACTCCTGATCGGTTCCGTCGTTCCATCCTAATAAAGCCAGGAAGTTGACCACAGCGCCCGGGAAAAATCCTTTTTCGCGGTATCCCGACGATTTTTCGCCCGAAACCGGATCCGTCCAATCCAATGGAAATACCGGAAATCCAAGTTTATCACCATCACGTTTGGAAAGTTTTCCATTTCCAACCGGTTTTAAAATCAACGGTAAGTGTGCAAATTTTGGTGCTTCCCATCCAAATGCTTTGTATAACAATTCGTGTAAGGGTAGGGAAGGCAACCATTCTTCTCCACGAATCACATGAGACGTTTCCATTAAATGGTCGTCTACAATATTCGCCAGGTGATAGGTTGGCATTCCGTCACTTTTAAACAATACTTTATCGTCTAATAAGTTGGTATCAAATTTAATATCGCCACGGATAATATCATTCAGATGTAAGGTTTCTCCAACCGGTGTTTTAAAACGGATCACATATTCTTCACCATGGTTGATACGTTCTGCAACTTTTTCGGCCGAATTGGTAAGTGAATTATCCAATTGCTCGCGAACCGTATGGTTATATATAAAGGTTTTTCCGTCCTGTTCGGCAGTTTTACGCAGATTATCCAGGCTTTCGGCCGTGTCAAAAGCATAATATGCCCAACCACTGTTAATAAGTTGATCGGCATATTCCTTATAAAGTTCTTTACGTTCGCTCTGACGGTACGGTCCGAATTTTTCGTTTTTACCAATTGTTTCATCCGGCGCAATACCCAACCATTCCAAAGCTTCCATAATATACGCTTCCGCTCCGGGTACAAAACGGTTCTGATCGGTATCTTCTATCCGAAGGTAAAACGTACCACCGTGTTGTTTAGCAAATAAATAATTAAATAAAGCGGTTCTAACGCCTCCTATATGTAAAGGTCCTGTAGGACTAGGTGCAAATCGCACACGAACTGGCTTTGACATTTTTTAAAAATTTTACGCAAAGATACAATTATGCTTTTTCCCTTCGAATTATTTTATCCGATACTGTTTATAAATAGGTTCATTTACTGTTTATCCTATCTGAAAAATATTTTTCGCAATCATTCCCGATAAAAATACCTTTGTTTTATCAAATCGATAGCGTTCTTTAAAATACATTATACTATATAAGGTAATTTACAAATTGACATTGCCGATTATTTAATATAAAACCTTGTAAATCAGTAAACTTTATATCATTTTAACATTAAAAATGAGCTATGTTAATACAAATTTACATTGTATTGATTTTCAGTTAATTATAAGTTAACACAGATTGTTTATAACTTTAGATAGAAAATTATAAAAGATTTTTGGTTGTATCCTAAAATTTGCTAATCCAAAACCTAAATGAAACTACCAAATCTATTTTTTAAAATTTGTTTTGAAATTATGAATAGATAGTCAACAGTTATTAACAGAAATTAACAAGTAAACTTATTAATAAAAATAGATGTAAATGGTTTATCCACCATTGTTAATAACGTTTTAAAAAGACTTCATTTCTAAAGCTTTATCGATAAACAACACTGTTGATAAAACCGGATAAAATTGTATAACTCCAAATTAAGAAGAAAAAATAAAAAGTTATTGCCACTATTAACAAGCTATAATAACAAACAATTTTTTTAAAATTTTTAAAAGATCTTTTTTATTATTTTAATGATTGTTGACAACTTCTCTGTTTAACTCTTTTCTCTTTCTTCTGTTTTCTTTGTTCTTTCCTCTTTAAACGTTGTTCCTTCTGTAAAATAGTTAATTCCTGTTTCGATTAAAATTGTAATTTTATCGGTTATAAACAAATTTTGATAATTTGGAAACGAAAGAACTGATATTTCAAAAGCTGGAAGACTTTATAAAAAAGTTTTATACGAACGAATTGCTAAAAGGAATTATTCTTTTTACCGGTTTCGGTTTGCTGTATTTTATTGTCACGTTGCTCGTGGAACATTTTCTATGGCTTTCTCCAAACGGTAGAACGGTTTTGTTCTGGCTGTTCATTTTAGTAGAACTTTTCTTTTTGCTACGGTTTATTCTATTTCCGTTGTTCAAACTTTTCAAATTACAAAAGGGAATCGATTACAAACAGGCTTCGTTAATTATCGGAAATCACTTTTCGGAAGTAAATGATAAGCTGACGAATTTTTTACAGCTGTACGGACAAAGTGATAAATCGGAATTACTATTGGCTTCGATCGAACAAAAAGCGATATCGTTAAAACCGGTTCCGTTTGGAAATGCAATTAATTTTAAAAAGAACACCAGGTATCTTCCGTATGCCATAATCCCATTGTTGGTGTTATTGTTTTTTATGGTCTCCGGAAATTCAAATCTCATTACCGAAAGTTTGGATCGGGTAGTGCATTACAAAAAAGAATATGCGCCACCGGCTCCGTTTAGTTTTCAGATTATCAATAAAAATCTAACGGCCGAACAGGGTCAGGATTTTTTATTACAGGTAAAAACCAATGGAACGGTAATTCCGGAAAATGCAATGATCGCTATTGGTAATGAAAATTATTACCTGGAAAACGTTCGACCGGGTGTGTTCCAATATCAGTTTGATAAAATTACCAAGAATACCGATTTTAAACTATTGGCCAACGAAGTGGTTTCAAATACTTATCAGGTAAATGTCGTTGCGGTTCCAACCATTGTTAATTTCGAAATGGTTTTGAATTTTCCATCCTATCTCGGAAAAAAACCGGAATTGATTCAGGGAAGTGGCAATGCGATCGTACCAGAAGGAACTACCATTACCTGGAAAGTTAATACGCTGGCTACGAGTAAAGTGGTTTGGAAAGATGCTTCGGTTAATGACGCGTTTAAACGCAATGAAAACCTGTTTAGTTTATCCAAAAGAATACTTCAAAATACAGAATATCAAATACTTACTTCAAATGAAAAGGTAACCGATCACGAAAAATTACAGTATCAGATTACTACGGTTAAGGATCAGTTTCCGACGATTTCGGTACAATCGGCTCCGGATTCGTTAAAACTAAAAAAGAACATGGTTATTGGCCAGGTTTCCGACGATTATGGACTGACGAAATTACAGGTGGTATATTATCCGAAGGAAAAACCGAATCAGGTTTCTCGTGGAACCATTCCAGTGAAACGCGAAACGTTTGATCAGTTTGTCTATACGTTTCCTAATGGTTTGAATATTCAACCAGGTGTAGAATACGATTATTATTTTGAGATTTTTGATAATGATGCGATTCACAATTTTAAAAGTTCGAAGTCTTCTGTCTTTTCTCATCGTGAGTTAACGACCGAGGAAAAAGAGGATCAGATTTTACAGGAGCAGAATAGTAATATCAACAGTCTTGAAAAGTCCATTAAAAATCAGGATAAGCAATTATCAGAACTGGATAAATTACAGAAATTAGGAAAAGAGAAAACCAATCTCGATTTTAAAGATCAGAAAAAAGTTCAGGATTTCATTAACCGTCAGAAGCAACAGGATCAGATGATGAAGGAATTTTCTAAAAAAATG from Flavobacterium sp. WV_118_3 harbors:
- a CDS encoding glutamine--tRNA ligase/YqeY domain fusion protein encodes the protein MSTKEKSLNFIEQIIEEDLKNGLSQDKLRFRFPPEPNGYLHIGHASSICLNFGLGLDYQAPVNLRFDDTNPAKEEQEYVDAIKKDVQWLGYQWAEECYASDYFQQLYDWTVALIKKGKAYVDSQTSEEMAKQKGTPTQAGVDSPYRNRSVEENLDLFERMKNGEFEEGTHILRAKIDMASTNMLMRDPIMYRILHKHHHRTGEKWCIYPMYDWAHGESDYLEQISHSFCTLEFLPHRELYDWFLDQIIDTDKVRPKQREFARRNLSHTVVSKRKLLQLVQEGHVTGWDDPRMSTISGMRRRGYTPTAIRNFADTIGIAKRDNLIDVSLLEFCVREDLNKTAPRVMAVLDPVKLILTNYPEGKEEWLDAENNQEEEIMTYRKVPFSKELYIEREDFLEEANSKFFRLTLGKEVRLKNAYIIKGESVVKDADGNITEIHATYDEDSRSGSGSEASMRKVKGTIHWVSVAHAVPAEIRIYDRLFSHENPDGNKEINFKEFLNPNSLEIITGYLEPSLKTAVDGDRFQFQRLGYFCVDRDTTADKLVFNKTVGLRDTWAKVESKE
- a CDS encoding DUF6327 family protein, whose product is MERKKYSSYDEINRELEILKVQKELDYRRLVYAVEKTRDDLTPGVFTSGVVRSIGSFFTKSGTIQNLLIGFIFNRLFK
- the folB gene encoding dihydroneopterin aldolase — protein: MGIIKLKNIRTFSFHGCLEEESKIGSDYSVDLEVKTDLRKPSDTDELVDTVDYVHLNRIVREEMAIRSKLLEHVAKRILVRIFKEIPAVSRITVAVSKLNPPIGGDVEAVTVQMEEYRS
- a CDS encoding phage holin family protein, with product MAFEKLKENTEQIQDNAKALFDSNVAYYKLWFFKVAMKSTTMILKIFLLSIFLMLMVLFLSIAGAFALGNMLGSYALGFLIVGVIYLILCIVVYYIKDKIVEGPILEKFSEFFFND
- a CDS encoding porin family protein, producing MTKIKLLLLLLFPTILFSQAPRGFHISAGMNYTSLDSKDLLSDPGIGYKIGTVFTFGYHESYNYQFEVFYNNRNVNLKTVNQSYEYDGTTKYSKSAIDLGLFLNYYILKPDEDKFYFGPQAGLILSFGSGFTPSGGEDVNGQYYLPHLLDENSLTKAEKIDYGAGFGLTGGYNNFKFDLRYTLGLTNVLGPVETNSYNSNYTYTGPSLNGKINTFSFVVSYSLARLLGYE
- the gltX gene encoding glutamate--tRNA ligase codes for the protein MSKPVRVRFAPSPTGPLHIGGVRTALFNYLFAKQHGGTFYLRIEDTDQNRFVPGAEAYIMEALEWLGIAPDETIGKNEKFGPYRQSERKELYKEYADQLINSGWAYYAFDTAESLDNLRKTAEQDGKTFIYNHTVREQLDNSLTNSAEKVAERINHGEEYVIRFKTPVGETLHLNDIIRGDIKFDTNLLDDKVLFKSDGMPTYHLANIVDDHLMETSHVIRGEEWLPSLPLHELLYKAFGWEAPKFAHLPLILKPVGNGKLSKRDGDKLGFPVFPLDWTDPVSGEKSSGYREKGFFPGAVVNFLALLGWNDGTDQELFTLEELVTKFDLGRVHKAGAKFDPEKNKWFNHHYLVQQSDASLATAYAVILKEKGINKEISYVEKVVGLVKERATFVTDLYDLSDFFFVAPSAYDEKAAKNWKEDTGSIMQELISVVENIGDFTSVNIETIVKDWMTKNEIGMGKVMQPFRLSLVGALKGPHLFDIVEMIGKEETVQRIQKAISTL
- a CDS encoding SPFH domain-containing protein, with the translated sequence MFSYVIIVILVFLFLASFFTVKQQSSAIVERFGKFNSIRHSGLQLKIPVIDRIAGKVNLRIQQLDVIIETKTKDNVFVKMKVSVQFKVIQEKVYDAFYKLEYPHDQITSYVFDVVRAEVPKLKLDDVFERKDDIAIAVKRELNEAMTTYGYDIINTLITDIDPDIQVKNAMNRINAADREKTAAEYEAEASRIRIVAKAKAEAESKRLQGQGIADQRREIARGLVESVDVLNKVGINSQEASALIVVTQHYDTLQAIGSDTNSNLILLPNSPQAGSDMLNNMVASFTASNQVGEAMKKAQGKKKSKDDFQRPDHYDTTALPETE
- a CDS encoding sterol desaturase family protein is translated as MLDHFFGEQAVANVYLYSAPLHILIILFEMFYSYSHKKHFYNTKDTLTNIYMACLNYGLDIIMKAFAIGVMFYFYEHRIFDLEYSSVWYWIGVFLLQDFAYYVHHYVDHHSRMFWAVHVTHHNSGYFNITTGFRSPVLQPLYRYLFFSPIAFLGFNPWHIMAAYAIIQIYGTWVHTKTVKSMGILEWILVTPSHHRVHHASNARYLDRNMGMGLIIWDRMFGTFEKEDPNYEEVRFGLTSEIEDKGPLNIVFHEWKDIWRDASQPNLKFSDRLKYIFYPPGWSHTGDFKTSAKLRAEERANRQK
- a CDS encoding YtxH domain-containing protein, which codes for MSNNTGNTLLALLAGAAIGAGVGILFAPDKGSKTRRKIKDGFDKETDHLRDKFNEATHNLKNKFSRAKMDLESEFDHLVSNVDNKTEDIIATLEKKLDDLKKQHAKATK